The Arachis ipaensis cultivar K30076 chromosome B03, Araip1.1, whole genome shotgun sequence region gagaagagaaattacTTTTTGGAAAAGTTTAGGccaacaattttattaaattctggccagtgtgtaaccaataaaaaaaagtgagccattggataaaatctcacactaatttcacaccattaaaatcatcattgatgactatttgatggctacaaatcacaaaaattgttgTCCCCTTAATACttctcttacttttttttttataaactacACATCAAATttgacatttttcttttttcttcactatttttttatttaactccAAATAAACAAAACTTGAAAGATTTCGATAAAGAATCTTTTGATGATAATTGACTCATGAGATTCTTTCAACAGTGACCTAATACCGTAATTTAAttcacaaaaatattttaaaaaaaatacaaaattagtaaaaaattattttattttatattttNNNNNNNNNNNNNNNNNNNNNNNNNNNNNNNNNNNNNNNNNNNNNNNNNNNNNNNNNNNNNNNNNNNNNNNNNNNNNNNNNNNNNNNNNNNNNNNNNNNNNNNNNNNNNNNNNNNNNNNNNNNNNNNNNNNNNNNNNNNNNNNNNNNNNNNNNNNNNNNNNNNNNNNNNNNNNNNNNNNNNNNNNNNNNNNNNNNNNNNNNNNNNNNNNNNNNNNNNNNNNNNNNNNNNNNNNNNNNNNNNNNNNNNNNNNNNNNNNNNNNNNNNNNNNNNNNNNNNNNNNNNNNNNNNNNNNNNNNNNNNNNNNNNNNNNNNNNNNNNNNNNNNNNNNNNNNNNNNNNNNNNNNNNNNNNNNNNNNNNNNNNNNNNNNNNNNNNNNNNNNNNNNNNNNNNNNNNNNNNNNNNNNNNNNNNNNNNNNNNNNNNNNNNNNNNNNNNNNNNNcattaaataaataattttaaaaattttaagattaatattttttttaaagacacGTTAGAACTAACTCCTTCTCCTTTTATATTCATGGGGTATGTTGCTTTAATTGCATTTACAAACAAAAATCAGTGAGGTAGGTTATATGGAAATGTGAACAGAGGACATGATCCAAAAGCTATGGGAGCATTAATGAAACTATAATTATTGATTAATAAAACTACTCTACTATATAATTAATTTGTCAGAATTGAAGAAAAAAACAAATGGTACTGTGTTTCAGTGAAATCCTAATCGTTAAGGATCCAATGCGCACGTCGGTACGTGTTTCCCTATAACACGAGAGGGTTTGGTCAACTACACAGGTCTTGTGCCAAATCTCCATTATGAAATTCATCAATCCACATTAGCCAACACCAATTGTGATTATTTTACTGTAAAAATTTAAGTGCACTAAATTTTACGTAAAGTTAATAGTTAgaaattgttaaataaaaatttagtcaaattaattaaattatttaacgacttttaattattaatttcacatGAAATTGATTACATTTGAGTTTTCACCTTATTTTATGTAACAATTAGATTATTACAAGCAAattcacataataataataataataataataatatggagttagtttaaaacaaaatttttattGACAAATgtcttaaaaatattaaaagtattTGAACAAATTATTGATATGAAAAACTTTAAGGGTTTTAATATACATTAAAAGCttaaattaactaataattttattaggtttgcaacaataattttttttgtattagtaATTTTAGTACCTGTTTGGtttcattttaaaaataatttgaaagaattttttttctcataaaatcctaaaaaaatagaaaatataattaaaaacaaaaatgtaaATCAAACACACCATTATAATCTTAACTATAAAACAAGAGTTAAATcctaaaaagaataataaaaaagataaattatacTATGATGAGTAATACTATAGTCTATAAAGTGAAATAAAATTGCCAATCTATATATCACAGAAAACTAAAGTTGTTTAATATTGAATAAATAAGTAAAATTAAAGGTATAATTTGACAAATAAATACAGACAATAATCTTAATTCTCTGGGACATTTTCTTTATTAGCACTTCTTATAAAACTCATGGGTACTTGTTCAATATTCCTAACTAAAGAAAAATCTACATACAATACTANNNNNNNNNNNNNNNNNNNNNNNNNNATTTCAAAATTTCTATCAAAACCGAAAAtcaaacccttttttttttattttttttttaatctctcACCACTAAACATCAACACTGCAACCCTGCAAGAGCTGAAACTTCGCCGGAGCCACAATCTGGATCCCGCTGCCGCTCCGATCACCGGCGCCGGTGAACCTTATATACGCCGGGCAATTCACAAACAAATGGTACCTTCCAGAGACCCAAGTCCCCACCTTCCACTTGACCCTTCCGTAGATCTTGACGTTGACCACGACGGCACCCGCACCCCGGTCCTGCTGCAACGAACTCAACGTAAACGGCGACACCGGCGCTGCGGCGCCGAAAAGAAACGGTGACCAAACGGTGAAATCTTTGTGTCCCTGGTACGTTGGGGGAAGCTCGGTCGCAAGTGTTACCTGAGAATGAAAGAAAGCAAGAAAAGCTAACAAACCGTAACAGAATCTAACTAATCTAACAAAAACTTATAACGGTTTTCTGTTATAACTAACTAGCAAGTCGTTTAACCATTATTTCTGGCATAACTAACTAGACGTTGTTACTGGTTGGTTGATAGATATTTTTTTAACcaacaatttatttttttgaaaatgtgaAGTAAATGACCTGTTGGTTATGGTAGGAGGCGTAAGCGTGGAGGTTGGAATAGTAGATTCCGATGCGGCGGTTGGGGTTGTGGGAAGAGAGGGTGACTTGCATGGTGATGGTGAGGGTGTTGGTGGCGGGGGAGGAGAGGTTGAAGGCGTATAGTGTGGCGTCTTGGATTGTGAATTTGGGCTTGGTGGGCCTGAGGACGGCCCATATGATGAATATTGTGAGGAGGACTACGAAGAAGAAGCCGCCGACGCCGAATAGGATGAGGCGGATGAGCTTGCGGCTCTCGTCTTCGTGGTGGCCGCAGTCCTTGGAGGACATGGTGGCAGTGGTGGTGGTTACTGTTGTGATGAGGAGTACTTTGCGCTATGGTTGCAAGCTAAGTATGTGTGTGTTATCTGTTATGTGAACGATGCAGCTGCTAGAACGGTTCATTTTTGCTTCTTATTTGGTATATATGCAATGTGTGCAAATGCTATTGAAAATTGTCTTTTTTAATTATCTTGTCGCTCCTATTTCCAGAATATTTTGTCTTTTATTTAGCATAATATAACGTGTTATATATAAAGTAGGTGGCTTAtaacattaaataaaataaattaaatatattattaaattattaaattaaaaattaaattaataattaaaaataataatttttaataatccTTTAACATTTTTTTGTACATAATTTGTTTTATAAATTCTTACAAATATGGCTGAAATTTATATTTGATCGTCTAACATGATTTAATAATGGAATATTTCATATTTTATCTTTATATAATCTTGTTGAGGCCTTGAAAACAGTAATTTTAGAATCCACAAATTGTTAATAGTGCCAAGTTCTTAAAGTAACTAAGAAATTTGTGAAAAATGGAGAATGAGTTTGGACGGTGGAAAGTAGGATGAGTATTCCAAGCTTATCTTAGAGGTGAATGTGAATGTGAATGGTGAAGACAGTGGAGGGACCCCCAGATAATAGCTCGAAAGTATTGTGTAGGAGATTCCAATTATGAGATGTACTTCTTTAGatacttaaaagaaaaaaaaaaaagattttttctcCCTCTCGtctttagttttttgttttttgttttttttgttttgctgGTTTTGTTGTGCTTCTTATATTTGGATTTCGATCCTTTTCAAAGTTCTATAGTATCCCAAATGAGGGTCTGTGCTGGGATAAAACCTTTGGAAGACAACGAAGAAGGCATTAAAGCACCATATATTTCGATCAGCGGTCAACAAACACTGtatctttttttcaaaagaaattaTGAGATGTACTAATGCATGTCACAAccaaccatatatatatatatatataactaactAACTTTAAATAATCACTACATATATAAAATAGAACCATTACCAAATAGTACAAATTTGCACTTGCTACcagaaaattaatttaatatcataaaaatattttaagtgtttcgtaaaattaaaaataattttaatcgcTAATTTCAATCGTTCTTAATCAGATTCAAATGTATCcaattttatatattttcagTTTTTAAGAACTGGATCAGATCTGATCTTGGGTGTGGAGACCATCCCATACATTCATCATCCCATAAATTCATATCATATAGTCATATACTATTAGTTCACATAAgttaacttattttttatattttttattcataattcTATACGTGGCGGTGGCGCAATATCAATATGTCTGTTTACATGCTATTTACGGTTGGTGCAAGTAACTAAATATGTCAGATTTAAACCAACTTAATTAACGTTTTCCCCCAAAATTATTCTATTTCTTTAATCAATTTTCGGTATTCTTATGGATATTTTACATCTTAAAATTAAAAAGGGCTTAATATCATATTTagttttgaaatgttatttaattgcatgcatgtttaTTTGTTACGTCTACAAGATGTATAACTAAATTAGAATAATGCTAGAAAGATAATAACACTGAGTTActttatttaatttgatatttataattttatatatataataatatttataaatacatatttattatatctaaaattatttattttaaaaataattaagaaatacaaaataaaaaaattaatatattaaaaaaataaattatgactCTTCATAGTTTTCAAATTACTATGACTCCCAAACATTATACTTGAATTATGTCTTGAAGATGAGTTAAAAATACTTGCCAACGTCATTTATAGTATGAACATTTTATTTGTGTTAATTGTTGTCAGTCCTTGTCTGCCGTATATGATTTATTTAGTGATTAATAGTGATgagtactaattaattaattagtttgcTTATGATCTTGACGATCGAATAACGGTGCTTATTGACTTTGTAAAGACTGATCTTGATTGGTGGGCATTTATAACTCTCAATCTTCtatacaaataaacaaaaatattattcgtacaccaaaatcaattattaaaattagttactaatATATGGTGAATTCTACCTTATCCCCTCTAAAATAacaataacatgtaagttacccttcATGATGTATCACACTTTAATTGGTTATTATCTTAACTATAGTTGGGTTATTTTACAATTTGTTATTTGAGATGGGTAAttgtataatttcttaaaatattaaaattctacCCGCCTTTCACGCAATCTCTTTCTACAGTGCATCATTCATTAACGAGTCGTTGAATTCCCATGGCTTGTAACTTCTTCGTTCTTCCCCAGTATAGTCAGCACCGACTTCATTGCTATCTCATGTCCTCTCActcaatctctttttttttttttaccatggATCATTCCTTACCAATATAATTAATGGTtagtttggttattaaatttttttcattaaaaataatatatggaATATATAttcatatgtaaaatataatataatataataaaataaatctattaAGAGTacttaaaagtataattaaaatcaggaatatacaaatataataataaaatttgtactCTAAACAAGTAAACATATCTTTTATCAtacataaattatttaaaaaaaatataaattgttaaaattaataacacaaatttaaaatgataaaattcaACTTTCTTACAagtaatttttatagtatttttattcttttaatttttaatttattaatattttattatttaattaatgattaaacaaattattttcatgagaaatattttttgtataatcTTAAAGAAGAGACCAATATACCAATTTAAAAATTAACgtaaaaatgatattttaaataaaaaatagttaatattaaaatttttaaatacaaaAGCAAATTATATAGATATTCaggatataaatataaaatacatgtttaaaataaataaaggagacaaaaataattatttatttctcATGAGTACTTCCATTTtatctgttttatttattttatgcatatattttatatttatcttttaaatatttatacaaattatttttatatttaaaaattttaatattaaatattttttatttaaaattttatttttactttattttttaaacTACTATATTGGTCTCTTCTATAAGATAATacaaaacataattttttataaaaataatttgtttaatcattaattaaataataaaatattaataaattaaaaattaaaagaataaaaatactataaaaattactTGTAAGAAAGTtgaattttatcattttaaatttgtgttattaattttaacaatttatattttttttaaataatttatgtaTGATAAAAGATATGTTTACTTGTTTAGagtacaaattttattattatatttgtatattcctgattttaattatacttttaagtACTCTtaatagatttattttattatattatattttaaatatgaaTATATATTCCATcttgtaattaaataaatatatatttttttaatgaaaaaatttaataaccgAACTAACCATTAATGATGTTGATGTTGGTAAGGAGTGATtcatggcaaaaaaaaaaaaaaaagagattgagTGAGAGGACAAGAGATAGCAATGAAGTCGGCGCTGGCTATACTGGGAAGAACAGGGAAGTTACGAGCCATGGTAATTCAACGACCCGTTAAGAAATGATGCAATGAAGAAAGAGATTGCGTGAGAACGTGCTTCAATTAACGAGGaagaattttaatattttaagaaattatacaattacccatctcaaataataaattacaaaataacccaactATAGTTAAGTAATGACCAATTAAAATGTGACACATCATAAatggtaacttacatgttattttagagggggtTGGGTAGAATTCaccctaatatatatatatataatttaatttatttttaatatatatttatattttaatatgtatattttatactaaaattaattttagtgATTGANNNNNNNNNNNNNNNNNNNNNNNNNNNNNNNNNNNNNNNNNNNNNNNNNNNNNNNNNNNNNNNNNNNNNNNNNNNNNNNNNNNNNNNNNNNNNNNNNNNNNNNNNNNNNNNNNNNNNNNNNNNNNNNNNNNNNNNNNNNNNNNNNNNNNNNNNNNNNNNNNNNNNNNNNNNNNNNNNNNNNNNNNNNNNNNNNNNNNNNNNNNNNNNNNNNNNNNNNNNNNNNNNNNNNNNNNNNNNNNNNNNNNNNNNNNNNNNNNNNNNNNNNNNNNNNNNNNNNNNNNNNNNNNNNNNNNNNNNNNNNNNNNNNNNNNNNNNNNNNNNNNNNNNNNNNNNNNNNNNNNNNNNNNNNNNNNNNNNNNNNNNNNNNNNNNNNNNNNNNNNNNNNNNNNNNNNNNNNNNNNNNNNNNNNNNNNNNNNNNNNNNNNNNNNNNNNNNNNNNNNNNNNNNNNNNNNNNNNNNNNNNNNNNNNNNNNNNNNNNNNNNNNNNNNNNNNNNNNNNNNNNNNNNNNNNNNNNNNNNNNNNNNNNNATACAATGCATATAACATTTTTCATAAGCATAAGATAAGAATGTGAGTACTAGGACTACTTAAGGATTATCGAGGCATATATATGCGTATTGAggtaaaataaaaacatattatGTTATATGTATGCTTATAAATTTGTATATTATAATGTTAAGAAAAAATATGATGTTAAAAGTAACAAATAGAAagtcaatgagtaatagctcaaatagcATAGTCTCTCTATGTTCAATTAAGAGATTGCGGATTCGAGTCTCgtatatttgataaaaaaaaaaaagtaacaaatagaaaactaataattatcatacgTATACTTAAGTTCCGAATTCACAAATTAAACTTACTCCAATTCGTGTAAAGAGTTCGACATTAGTAAAAATAGACAAAAAGAAATTATAATAATAGTTTCAAGCCACATATCTAAACGTACACTTTCACATATGGCTATGATTGATTATAATCATGTTATTTTAATCACTTTATAGCATGACTCAGTAGTATCGAAATAACATAAGCATCTCTACATGTGTTATTTATTTGACATATATATACTGCATCCACATATACATTATGTTATtattaaattagaaaaagattCTAATGAACTTGCATAATATATATTGTGTCTATATATATAGAATATCTATTTGAAGACAACAAGGTTTGACTTATTAAAACAACACGCGAAAGGCAATTAGAAATTAAACGTTGTGCATGAGATGAAGTAACATGCTAGATTAGCATTGGATCTAGCTAGGGCATAGATCAGATATGGTCAAATAAAGCATGCATCAACATGGTCACAAAGATTCTAACATGTGAACCTTCATGATACAAATCATAACTTCAATTGTGTAATAACATATACCAACGTTTGTACAAGGTCCTTCAATCTATAGTTCAAgacctaatttatttttttgttaaagtATGATTAGTATCCTCTCATAAGATATAGACACCTTTTTCTTCGTTATTATTTGAGATTGTATATGATgatataattcacttttcattaagattcaatttaatattattaatatgacGTCTAAAGCTGGATCTCGAGATTTATTATACTGAATTTTAGATTtgagaaattaaaagataaaaatcgtAAATCTTATCATAATAGACCACTATAGAGATTTAGTTGATTCATAAGTCATCactatctaaattatttataaaattatttaatttagttgAGTCTCTTGATATATATACCAATTTTGCCTTGTCATTCAAGGTGGAAGAAATGCATTatacatttatatatattttctaatctatccaaaaaggaaaaaagaatatCATATAGATATAGATGCGGAAACCCAAAGCTTCATATGATAAGTCCGAGAATTTTCATCAACTTACTATGTTGTGAAAGTAGTTAGTAATAGTATCTTGAAAATTAAAAGTTTTGATGAGGTCTTTTTGCTCCACACAAGGTAAGGATATGCCTCTAGAGCGAGTGGGCCTTAAAAATTTCTTATGAGATTTTGCATCTTCATCAATTCTTCTTCAGTTACATTATTGAATCTTTAGAATGATGTGCAAAAAGCTGGTAGAATTTTCTTGGAACCTACACTTTGTATATCCTTTGGCACCAAAataaaagaggaaaaaaagaagaTTCAAAATTGGGAAAGCGGACAAATTATAAAAGAGATATACGAATAAAGCAATAGCTACTTAGCTAGGCAGACACATGATGTCACAGCACTCGTGTCAGATTCCAGTTACCAAAACAATAATGATCCATAAATATCTTAGcagagttctttttttttttcattttttttcttcccaAAAAATCAAATTTGAGCCACTTGTGATAGAAGAATACGAGGAGAtttgcacctgagttttcaccatgTATGCTTTCAGCATGGTTGTAAAAACCGAGTTAAATTCATCGATTCAACTAGATTAATCAAATACTGATTATTTGGTTGGTTTTGTTTAGTAAAAAATCGATTGACAATGAACTGGTTAAAGAATTGAACAAAtcaattaaaaattagttaatcgATCGATCNNNNNNNNNNNNNNNNNNNNNNNNNNNNNNNNNNNNNNNNNNNNNNNNNNNNNNNNNNNNNNNNNNNNNNNNNNNNNNNNNNNNNNNNNNNNNNNNNNNNNNNNNNNNNNNNNNNNNNNNNNNNNNNNNNNNNNNNNNNNNNNNNNNNNNNNNNNNNNNNNNNNNNNNNNNNNNNNNNNNNNNNNNNNNNNNNNNNNNNNNNNNNNNNNNNNNNNNNNNNNNNNNNNNNNNNNNNNNNNNNNNNNNNNNNNNNNNNNNNNNNNNNNNNNNNNNNNNNNNNNNNNNNNNNNNNNNNNNNNNNNNNNNNNNNNNNNNNNNNNNNNNNNNNNNNNNNNNNNNNNNNNNNNNNNNNNNNNNNNNNNNNNNNNNNNNNNNNNNNNNNNNNNNNNNNNNNNNNNNNNNNNNNNNNNNNNNNNNNNNNNNNNNNNNNNNNNNNNNNNNNNNNNNNNNNNNNNNNNNNNNNNNNNNNNNNNNNNNNNNNNNNNNNNNNNNNNNNNNNNNNNNNNNNNNNNNNNNNNNNNNNNNNNNNNNNNNNNNNNNNNNNNNNNNNNNNNNNNNNNNNNNNNNNNNNNNNNNNNNNNNNNNNNNNNNNNNNNNNNNNNNNNNNNNNNNNNNNNNNNNNNNNNNNNNNNNNNNNNNNNNNNNNNNNNNNNNNNNNNNNNNNNNNNNNNNNNNNNNNNNNNNNNNNNNNNNNNNNNNNGtgcaattttttaataattaattgatttaaaataataaaatataaaaaaatcatttaaaaaatatattttatatataactatattattttatatatcctAATGGATTCCGAATTTTTAGAAATAGGAAAGTATAGGAAGCTAATGGAAtatctgtacaatgtgtacaatagaggtttagagATGTTCGATTTAGTATtaaagatataaccattagtgttacctttttctaTCAGCTTGAGCTTTTAGGATGAGTGAtttcatgacatggtatcagagcgagttcgatccttggtgaacccTAAAATCAGTttaagtttttgggatgagtggtttcataacATGAGATATTTATTATTCATAgtatccggatggttattctggacaGCATGGGTAATGTTCATTTTTTAATtcatagcccattgtacacattgtacaaatattccattagcATCGTCTGAGAAACACTTTTCAATTTTTTGAAGCATTTGAGGATGGTTTCGCTCGTTTGTTGCACAAACTCCCTAGTAATACCCAATAACAATGTTTTGGGGTTCAAATTGTACCCAGTACAAATCTAGTATCATAATGATCACAAATAAAATTCATCGTAACCTTGACCAAAAATAGAAGCCCAGCCCAATGTAaagttttaaataaaattaacgaATTTGAACCGGTTACTCCCGGCCCCCAAAAAAAACATTGATGGAGTATGATTACTTACTCAT contains the following coding sequences:
- the LOC107629779 gene encoding NDR1/HIN1-like protein 1, which translates into the protein MSSKDCGHHEDESRKLIRLILFGVGGFFFVVLLTIFIIWAVLRPTKPKFTIQDATLYAFNLSSPATNTLTITMQVTLSSHNPNRRIGIYYSNLHAYASYHNQQVTLATELPPTYQGHKDFTVWSPFLFGAAAPVSPFTLSSLQQDRGAGAVVVNVKIYGRVKWKVGTWVSGRYHLFVNCPAYIRFTGAGDRSGSGIQIVAPAKFQLLQGCSVDV